In one Microbacterium invictum genomic region, the following are encoded:
- a CDS encoding CHAT domain-containing protein, with amino-acid sequence MATRTADDLHRLAVELCISGRYARALRVLAQAAGRTDDADLIARIEGTRALALQRTGSPADAERVLRGALSARGLTSHTRAILRGQLGALSMYGGRLDEAERLFGEAIGALDEVDPLASARVRMNRSLGRMQLRDLEGAAADAEWAATRFAAAGLATDEAHARHNLGYISLLSGDLVTALEAMVTARPAAATTPVAGAVGDMDRAEVLRDAGQTTEAERLLERVAAVFGAHRMPQSRAEAEFQLARSLLAHDPERARTVALAASKRFQRLGNQAWAHRAEAIRLRAQLHASRRGPRPELAERVAEVAAGLGRAGFRGEAIALRLTAAAADPSLDGRRVRIGEDAPLEVRLIGDEVKAARARRRERYADVRRHAARGIDTLASWTATFGSLDLQTSAAMHGARLMYTGLDAALRSEAPAVVFEWAERARHLSQQSTPLRPPPDPQLAAELAELRTIRAEKPGIDWLDDPRASELRERARRRQWAQTRAGEASRLVTLQAVRDALDTDTAVLSYVYTGTALAVLVSDSAHDALVPLADPGRIGRLLSGLRADLDMAAAVRSGPMAAVVQAALQSRLTELSAALLDPALARTDRRRLVLTVPGILSGVPWGMLPSMQGRVFTAATSATRWMHAPAPTASVRPGRAIGFVAGPAVPRGEEEISRARSAWASTAALVADDATVRATAGLAASSDVLHIAAHGRHTADNPLFSGLELTDGVLFGYDIDLIREVPRVVVLSACEVGRSSVRWGEEALGMTRIWLHAGAASVIAAPVKVADDDACELLAAMHEGLAAGEAPAEALAAAARRTGIRAPFQVHGRGF; translated from the coding sequence GTGGCCACCAGGACCGCCGATGATCTGCACCGGCTCGCCGTCGAGCTCTGCATCTCCGGGCGCTATGCGCGCGCGCTCCGCGTGCTCGCGCAGGCCGCGGGTCGCACGGACGACGCCGACCTCATCGCGCGCATCGAGGGGACCCGGGCGCTGGCGCTGCAGCGCACCGGCTCGCCCGCAGACGCCGAACGGGTGCTGCGCGGAGCCCTGTCTGCGCGTGGTCTGACGTCGCACACCCGTGCCATCCTGCGCGGGCAGCTGGGGGCGCTGTCGATGTACGGCGGTCGGCTCGACGAGGCCGAGCGCCTGTTCGGCGAGGCGATCGGAGCCCTCGACGAGGTTGACCCGCTCGCCTCCGCCCGGGTGCGGATGAATCGGAGCCTCGGCCGGATGCAGCTGCGAGACCTCGAGGGTGCCGCCGCGGATGCGGAATGGGCGGCGACGCGTTTCGCCGCGGCCGGCCTCGCGACCGATGAGGCCCACGCCCGGCACAATCTCGGCTACATCTCCCTGCTCTCGGGCGACCTCGTCACCGCGTTGGAGGCGATGGTCACGGCTCGCCCCGCAGCGGCGACGACCCCCGTCGCGGGAGCGGTCGGCGATATGGACCGGGCCGAAGTGCTCCGCGACGCCGGGCAGACCACCGAGGCGGAGCGCCTGCTCGAACGCGTCGCGGCCGTGTTCGGCGCGCACCGGATGCCGCAGTCCCGCGCGGAGGCCGAGTTCCAGCTCGCACGATCGCTTCTGGCTCACGACCCCGAGCGTGCCCGCACGGTGGCGCTCGCCGCATCCAAGCGATTCCAGCGGCTCGGAAACCAGGCCTGGGCGCACCGGGCGGAGGCGATCCGTCTGCGTGCGCAGCTGCACGCCTCACGGCGTGGGCCGAGGCCGGAACTCGCCGAGCGGGTGGCGGAGGTCGCGGCCGGCCTCGGGCGGGCGGGGTTCCGCGGCGAGGCGATCGCGCTGCGTCTGACCGCCGCCGCGGCCGACCCCTCGCTCGACGGGCGTCGCGTGCGCATCGGTGAGGATGCTCCGCTGGAAGTGCGCCTGATCGGAGACGAGGTGAAGGCCGCGCGGGCCCGGCGACGGGAGCGATACGCCGACGTCCGACGGCATGCGGCGCGGGGCATCGACACCCTGGCGTCCTGGACGGCGACGTTCGGGAGTCTGGATCTGCAGACCTCGGCGGCGATGCACGGTGCGCGACTGATGTACACGGGCCTCGACGCGGCGCTGCGGTCCGAGGCCCCGGCGGTCGTCTTCGAGTGGGCCGAGCGCGCCCGCCATCTCAGCCAGCAGTCGACCCCGCTTCGCCCGCCTCCCGACCCGCAGCTGGCCGCCGAACTCGCCGAGCTGCGGACGATCCGCGCGGAGAAGCCGGGCATCGATTGGCTCGACGATCCACGCGCTTCGGAGCTGCGGGAGCGAGCGCGACGCCGGCAGTGGGCGCAGACCCGAGCGGGTGAGGCGTCCCGGCTCGTCACGCTGCAGGCCGTGCGGGACGCCCTCGATACCGACACCGCGGTACTGAGCTACGTGTACACCGGGACGGCTCTCGCCGTCCTCGTCTCGGACAGTGCGCACGATGCCCTCGTCCCGCTCGCGGACCCCGGGCGGATCGGACGACTTCTGTCCGGGCTGCGCGCGGACCTCGATATGGCGGCGGCCGTGCGGTCCGGCCCGATGGCCGCGGTAGTCCAGGCCGCGCTGCAGAGCCGCCTGACCGAGCTCTCCGCGGCCCTCCTCGACCCTGCGCTCGCCCGGACCGACCGCCGCCGGCTCGTCCTCACCGTGCCGGGCATCCTCAGCGGGGTTCCATGGGGAATGCTCCCGTCGATGCAGGGACGGGTCTTCACGGCAGCGACCTCGGCGACCCGCTGGATGCACGCCCCCGCCCCGACGGCATCGGTGCGCCCCGGGCGAGCGATCGGCTTCGTGGCCGGACCGGCGGTGCCGCGCGGCGAGGAGGAGATCTCCCGGGCGAGGTCTGCCTGGGCGTCGACTGCGGCGCTCGTCGCGGACGACGCGACCGTGCGCGCGACGGCGGGGCTCGCGGCGTCATCCGATGTCCTCCACATCGCCGCGCACGGTCGCCACACCGCCGACAACCCGCTGTTCTCGGGTCTGGAGCTCACCGACGGCGTGCTCTTCGGATACGACATCGACCTCATCCGCGAGGTTCCCCGCGTCGTGGTGCTCTCGGCCTGCGAGGTCGGTCGCTCGTCCGTGCGGTGGGGCGAGGAGGCGCTCGGGATGACCCGCATCTGGCTCCACGCCGGAGCGGCGTCGGTGATCGCCGCCCCGGTCAAGGTCGCCGACGACGACGCCTGCGAGCTGCTGGCGGCGATGCACGAGGGTCTGGCCGCCGGGGAGGCGCCGGCGGAGGCGCTCGCCGCGGCCGCGCGGCGCACGGGGATCCGAGCACCTTTCCAGGTGCACGGTCGAGGGTTCTAG
- a CDS encoding LysR substrate-binding domain-containing protein: MAARPFLLGAVAGATPGKWIGIWKERMPRVPLELVPIAAAEQRDRLTRGDVHAALVRGSVDRDGLHLIPLYDEVPVVVMSTDSHLSVADELTVDDLLGEMVYTPTDDVLDVPVPGALTPSFEGTLDTAEAIATAASGAGVVIVPMSLARLHHRRDATFRPLVDGPQSPIGLAWPQEAPDDEVAAHIQTFIGIVRGRSARSSRT, from the coding sequence ATGGCTGCTCGACCGTTCCTCCTCGGCGCGGTGGCCGGGGCGACACCCGGCAAGTGGATCGGCATCTGGAAAGAGCGGATGCCGCGGGTGCCGCTCGAACTCGTGCCCATCGCGGCTGCCGAGCAGCGTGATCGTCTCACCCGGGGCGACGTGCACGCGGCGCTGGTGCGTGGCTCTGTCGATCGGGACGGTCTGCACCTCATCCCCCTCTACGACGAGGTTCCTGTTGTGGTGATGTCGACCGATTCGCACCTGAGCGTCGCCGACGAACTCACCGTCGACGACCTCCTGGGGGAAATGGTCTACACACCGACGGATGACGTCCTCGACGTCCCTGTGCCCGGAGCGTTGACGCCTTCCTTCGAGGGCACGCTCGACACGGCCGAGGCGATCGCGACCGCCGCCAGCGGCGCAGGGGTCGTGATCGTCCCGATGTCGCTCGCCCGGCTGCACCACCGCCGTGACGCCACCTTCCGCCCGCTGGTCGACGGGCCGCAGTCTCCCATCGGTCTGGCCTGGCCGCAGGAGGCTCCCGACGACGAGGTCGCCGCACACATCCAGACCTTCATCGGCATCGTCCGTGGCCGGAGTGCGCGTTCGTCCCGCACGTGA
- a CDS encoding transferase, with product MGKNYVDIENDQGETLRYRKHVNGRGLIAHGAKVHPTAIVEAGAYVEPGAQIAAGARVGRGAWIEAEAMIGPDVDIAPHAHIGPGAVIGGGARIGVRTNIGAGARVAVNSLIRDDETIADGERVATDRRGFRLAA from the coding sequence GTGGGCAAGAACTACGTCGACATCGAGAACGACCAGGGCGAGACGCTCCGTTACCGCAAGCACGTCAACGGTCGCGGGTTGATCGCGCACGGCGCCAAGGTGCACCCGACCGCCATCGTCGAGGCCGGCGCCTACGTCGAACCCGGCGCGCAGATCGCTGCCGGCGCTCGCGTCGGACGCGGTGCCTGGATCGAGGCGGAGGCCATGATCGGCCCCGACGTCGACATCGCACCTCACGCTCACATCGGCCCCGGTGCCGTCATCGGAGGCGGCGCGCGGATCGGCGTCCGCACGAACATCGGCGCCGGCGCCCGCGTCGCGGTGAACTCCCTCATCCGCGACGACGAGACGATCGCCGACGGAGAACGCGTGGCGACCGATCGCCGGGGGTTCCGTCTGGCGGCATGA
- a CDS encoding DNA-formamidopyrimidine glycosylase family protein: protein MPEGDTVFRAARRLHEALAGHPVARFDLRVPQVATVDLTGETVHAVLPRGKHILHRIGPWTLHSHLKMEGEWHLYRRGGRWRKPGYKARAIVGTTEWDTVGFDLADIAVVPTDREGELVDHLGPDPLSRDWDPAEAARRLSADPREIHVALLEQRNVAGFGNEYANEILFVRGILPTTPAPEVDTAALLDVGARMIRANRDRSGRTFTGDSRPGQSTWVYRREGRPCRRCGTQILGGELGADPTRERIIFWCPVCQG, encoded by the coding sequence GTGCCTGAGGGCGACACCGTCTTCCGCGCAGCACGGCGTCTGCACGAGGCCCTCGCCGGCCACCCGGTGGCCCGCTTCGATCTGCGGGTCCCCCAGGTCGCGACGGTCGACCTCACCGGCGAGACCGTGCACGCGGTTCTTCCGCGGGGCAAGCACATCCTGCACCGCATCGGCCCGTGGACGCTGCACAGCCATCTGAAGATGGAGGGCGAGTGGCACCTGTACCGTCGCGGCGGGCGCTGGCGCAAACCGGGGTACAAGGCCCGGGCGATCGTCGGGACGACCGAGTGGGACACCGTCGGATTCGACCTGGCCGACATCGCCGTCGTCCCCACCGACCGTGAGGGCGAACTCGTCGATCACCTCGGGCCTGACCCCCTCTCCAGGGACTGGGACCCGGCAGAGGCCGCGCGGCGTCTCTCCGCCGATCCGCGCGAGATCCATGTCGCCCTTCTCGAGCAGCGAAACGTCGCCGGTTTCGGCAACGAGTACGCCAACGAGATCCTCTTCGTCCGCGGCATCCTCCCCACCACCCCGGCACCCGAGGTCGATACGGCGGCGCTGCTCGACGTCGGCGCACGGATGATCCGCGCCAACCGCGACCGTTCGGGGCGGACGTTCACCGGAGACTCCCGTCCCGGTCAGAGCACCTGGGTCTACCGACGCGAAGGACGTCCGTGCCGCCGATGCGGAACGCAGATCCTCGGCGGTGAGCTCGGGGCGGACCCGACCCGCGAGCGCATCATCTTCTGGTGCCCGGTCTGCCAGGGCTGA
- a CDS encoding ATP-dependent helicase, producing MSDASTVAAPEVLGRFGPATQDWFRGAFAEPTAAQAGAWDAISRGKHALVVAPTGSGKTLSAFLWAIDRIFREKDAPATTPDDAPRRRRGSARTAPPAHTRVLYISPLKALGVDVERNLRSPLVGIGQSGRRLGQPVPNVTVGVRSGDTSSSDRRKLVTDPPDILITTPESLYLMLTSQAGETLREVHTIIIDEVHAVAATKRGAHLAVSLERLEGLRRSHDADAAPAQRIGLSATVRPIDEVARFLGGSQPVEIVAPRSTKAFDLRVVVPVEDMLNPPPPPGAPPEPDDGGDASGDWYAPDSAPEERTGSLWPHVEEAIVDRILAHRSTIVFSNSRRLAERLTGRLNEIYAERIGAEIPDPAVPAAMMAQAGSSAGAPAVLAKAHHGSVSKEQRAQVEEELKSGVLRCVVATSSLELGIDMGAVDLVIQVEAPPSAASGLQRIGRAGHQVGEVSRAALFPKHRGDVLHTAIVTERMLAGQIEAIAVPQNPLDILAQQTVAACALGPIDVEGWFETVKNSAPFRTLPRSAYEATLDLLAGRFPSDEFAELRPRLVWDRDHGTLTGRPGSQRIAVTSGGTIPDRGLFGVFVAGESSNARVGELDEEMVYESRVNDVFTLGTTSWRIVEITHDRVNVVPAFGQPGKLPFWHGDGIGRPAELGEALGKFSREVSAAGPEKAAERLDAAGLDAHAQQNLLTYLAEQREATGSLPTDRTLTVERSRDEVGDWRVILHSPFGMQVHAPWALAVNARIRERLGVEGAAVASDDGIIARVPDATAEPPGAELFVFEPDELEQIVTDEVGGSALFASRFRECAARALLMPRTNPNRRSPLWQQRQRSAQLLEVARRYPTFPIILETLREVLQDVYDLPSLLRIAASIADRRIRLIETTTSQPSPFARDLLFGYVGAFMYEGDSPLAERRAAALSVDPALLGELLGKVEMRELLDPNVIAQFEREVQRLDPERRVKGLEGVADLLRLLGPLDAEDVAARLQPDEESAGEGADRQTAQALLDALVDARRAIPVTIGGVARVAGIEDAGRLRDALGVALPVGIPVAFLEPLADPLGDLVARFARTHGPFRTDDVASRLGIGSAVARLTLQRLEAQGRLSSGFFLPVGDDRTGRAEEAEWCDSEVLRRLRMRSLAAIRGSVEPVPPDAFARFLPEWQHVTRPLEGIDGVAAVIEQLAGVPIPASAWESLILPSRVSDYTPALLDELTTSGEVVWSGHGSLPGRDGWIALHPADTVPLTLAPAEDALAEGSLESRIIEVLEAGGAYFAAQLRSLTDAENEQSVIDALWALTWTGRVTNDTFAPIRTLLTGGSQAHRVSRRAPRARMYRGASLPRVTPSAPPRPPAIGGRWSLLPTSEPDAALRATAAASLLLDRYGVVTRGSVQSEGMPGGFAQAYRVLAGFEEAGHCRRGYVIEKLGAAQFAASSTVDRLRHFAALPDPPPLAAVTLAATDPGNPYGAALPWPRVEGVSHRPGRKAGGLVVLVDGRLVLYVERGGKSTLAFTDDVTELQAAARDLAATIAARRLDTVTIEQVNGAFVLGTDVGGALREAGFVESPRGLTLRRTTAAAAAAAGSSRRA from the coding sequence ATGAGCGACGCCTCGACGGTCGCGGCACCCGAGGTGCTCGGCCGCTTCGGTCCTGCGACCCAGGACTGGTTCCGTGGCGCGTTCGCCGAACCGACGGCGGCGCAGGCCGGGGCGTGGGATGCGATCTCGCGCGGCAAGCACGCCCTCGTCGTCGCCCCGACGGGCTCGGGCAAGACGCTGTCGGCGTTCCTGTGGGCGATCGACCGGATCTTCCGGGAGAAGGATGCCCCGGCGACGACGCCAGACGACGCTCCCCGTCGCCGGCGCGGCAGCGCACGGACGGCACCGCCGGCGCACACGCGGGTGCTCTACATCTCGCCGCTCAAGGCGCTGGGTGTCGACGTCGAGCGCAACCTCCGCTCCCCCCTGGTCGGGATCGGTCAGTCGGGCCGGCGCCTCGGCCAGCCGGTGCCGAACGTCACGGTCGGCGTGCGGTCGGGCGACACCTCCTCCAGCGACCGCCGCAAGCTCGTCACCGATCCGCCCGACATCCTGATCACCACCCCCGAGTCGCTCTACCTCATGCTGACCAGCCAGGCGGGCGAGACGCTCCGCGAGGTGCACACCATCATCATCGACGAAGTGCACGCGGTGGCCGCGACCAAGCGCGGTGCGCACCTCGCGGTGAGCCTCGAGCGGCTCGAGGGGCTGCGACGGTCGCACGACGCGGATGCCGCGCCGGCCCAGCGGATCGGCCTCTCGGCCACGGTCCGCCCCATCGACGAGGTCGCACGCTTCCTCGGTGGCTCGCAGCCGGTCGAGATCGTCGCGCCGCGCTCGACCAAGGCGTTCGATCTGCGGGTGGTCGTGCCCGTCGAAGACATGCTCAATCCGCCGCCGCCCCCGGGCGCACCGCCCGAACCGGATGACGGCGGCGACGCGTCCGGCGACTGGTACGCGCCCGATTCTGCTCCCGAGGAGCGGACGGGATCGCTCTGGCCGCACGTCGAAGAGGCGATCGTGGATCGCATCCTCGCCCACCGCTCGACGATCGTGTTCTCCAACTCCCGACGCCTGGCCGAGCGACTCACCGGGCGGCTGAACGAGATCTACGCCGAGCGCATCGGCGCCGAGATCCCCGACCCGGCCGTGCCGGCCGCGATGATGGCGCAGGCCGGGTCATCGGCCGGGGCCCCCGCGGTCCTTGCCAAGGCCCACCACGGGTCGGTGTCGAAGGAGCAGCGCGCCCAGGTCGAGGAGGAGCTGAAGTCCGGCGTCCTCCGCTGCGTCGTGGCGACCTCGAGTCTGGAGCTCGGCATCGACATGGGCGCGGTCGACCTCGTCATCCAGGTCGAGGCTCCCCCCTCCGCCGCATCGGGACTGCAGCGCATCGGCCGCGCAGGCCACCAGGTGGGCGAGGTGAGCCGGGCGGCCCTGTTCCCCAAGCACCGCGGCGACGTGCTGCACACCGCGATCGTGACCGAGCGGATGCTCGCGGGGCAGATCGAGGCGATCGCCGTCCCGCAGAATCCCCTCGACATCCTCGCCCAGCAGACCGTCGCCGCGTGCGCCCTCGGACCGATCGACGTCGAGGGCTGGTTCGAGACGGTCAAGAACAGCGCCCCGTTCCGCACCCTCCCCCGCTCGGCCTACGAGGCCACGCTCGATCTGCTGGCCGGGCGGTTCCCCTCCGATGAGTTCGCCGAATTGCGGCCCCGGCTCGTCTGGGATCGCGACCACGGCACCCTCACCGGTCGACCGGGCTCGCAGCGGATCGCTGTGACCAGCGGCGGCACGATCCCCGACCGGGGTCTTTTCGGGGTGTTCGTCGCCGGCGAGAGCAGCAACGCCCGCGTCGGCGAGCTCGACGAGGAGATGGTCTACGAATCCCGCGTCAACGACGTCTTCACCCTCGGCACGACCAGCTGGCGCATCGTCGAGATCACCCACGACCGGGTCAACGTCGTGCCGGCCTTCGGCCAGCCCGGCAAGCTGCCCTTCTGGCACGGCGACGGGATCGGGCGACCCGCCGAACTCGGCGAGGCGCTCGGCAAGTTCTCGCGAGAGGTGTCGGCCGCAGGTCCTGAGAAGGCGGCGGAGAGATTGGATGCCGCGGGGCTCGACGCGCACGCGCAGCAGAACCTCCTCACCTACCTGGCCGAGCAGCGCGAGGCCACCGGATCGCTTCCGACCGACCGCACCCTGACGGTGGAGCGGTCCCGCGACGAGGTGGGCGACTGGCGCGTCATCCTTCATTCCCCTTTCGGCATGCAGGTCCACGCGCCCTGGGCTCTCGCGGTGAACGCGCGCATCCGCGAGCGCCTCGGCGTGGAAGGAGCCGCGGTCGCGAGCGACGACGGGATCATCGCCCGGGTGCCGGATGCCACGGCCGAGCCGCCCGGCGCCGAACTGTTCGTCTTCGAGCCCGACGAACTCGAGCAGATCGTCACCGACGAGGTCGGCGGGTCGGCGCTGTTCGCCTCCCGGTTCCGGGAGTGCGCCGCGCGGGCCCTGCTCATGCCGCGGACGAACCCCAATCGGCGGAGCCCGCTGTGGCAGCAGCGCCAGCGTTCCGCCCAGCTGCTCGAGGTCGCTCGGCGCTACCCGACCTTCCCGATCATCCTCGAGACGCTCCGCGAGGTGCTGCAGGACGTCTATGACCTCCCGTCGCTGCTGCGCATCGCCGCCAGCATCGCCGACCGGCGCATCCGGCTGATCGAGACGACCACCAGCCAGCCCTCCCCGTTCGCTCGCGACCTGCTCTTCGGATATGTCGGCGCGTTCATGTACGAGGGCGACTCGCCCCTCGCCGAGCGTCGCGCTGCCGCGCTCTCCGTCGATCCGGCGCTCCTGGGTGAGCTGCTCGGCAAGGTCGAGATGCGGGAGCTGCTCGACCCGAACGTCATCGCGCAGTTCGAGCGCGAGGTGCAGAGGCTGGATCCCGAACGCCGCGTGAAGGGTCTCGAGGGCGTCGCCGACCTGCTGCGACTGCTCGGTCCGCTCGACGCGGAAGACGTCGCCGCGCGCCTTCAACCGGACGAAGAGTCGGCCGGCGAAGGGGCGGATCGCCAGACCGCCCAGGCGCTCCTCGACGCCCTCGTCGACGCGCGTCGCGCGATCCCGGTCACCATCGGCGGTGTCGCCCGCGTCGCGGGCATCGAGGATGCCGGCCGCCTCCGCGATGCTCTCGGAGTAGCCCTCCCCGTGGGCATCCCCGTCGCCTTCCTCGAGCCGCTCGCCGACCCGCTCGGCGATCTCGTCGCGCGCTTCGCGCGCACCCACGGCCCCTTCCGCACCGACGACGTCGCGTCGCGTCTGGGCATCGGTTCGGCCGTCGCGCGCCTGACCCTGCAGCGGCTCGAAGCCCAGGGCCGCCTGTCGAGCGGGTTCTTCCTGCCCGTCGGCGACGACCGCACCGGTCGCGCCGAGGAGGCGGAGTGGTGCGACAGCGAGGTGCTGCGCCGCCTGCGGATGCGCTCGCTCGCCGCCATCCGAGGCAGCGTCGAACCCGTACCCCCCGACGCCTTCGCGCGGTTCCTGCCGGAATGGCAGCACGTCACACGCCCACTGGAGGGCATCGACGGGGTCGCCGCCGTGATCGAGCAGCTGGCCGGGGTACCCATCCCCGCCAGCGCGTGGGAGTCGCTCATCCTCCCGTCGCGCGTCAGCGACTACACCCCGGCGCTGCTGGATGAACTGACCACGAGCGGCGAGGTGGTCTGGTCAGGACACGGCTCGCTGCCGGGACGCGACGGCTGGATCGCGCTGCATCCTGCCGACACCGTGCCGCTGACGCTCGCACCCGCCGAGGACGCGCTGGCCGAGGGCTCTCTCGAGTCCCGGATCATCGAGGTGCTCGAGGCGGGGGGCGCCTACTTCGCCGCGCAGCTGCGTTCGCTGACCGACGCCGAGAACGAGCAGTCCGTCATCGACGCCCTGTGGGCGCTGACGTGGACGGGTCGCGTCACCAACGACACCTTCGCGCCCATCCGAACCCTCCTCACCGGTGGCTCGCAGGCGCATCGTGTCAGCCGGCGCGCGCCGCGCGCGCGGATGTACCGCGGCGCATCGCTCCCCCGCGTCACGCCGTCGGCACCGCCGCGGCCACCGGCCATCGGCGGGCGCTGGTCGTTGCTCCCCACCTCCGAGCCCGACGCCGCGCTCCGCGCGACGGCGGCAGCGAGCCTGCTCCTCGACCGCTACGGGGTCGTCACGCGCGGCTCGGTGCAGTCCGAGGGCATGCCGGGCGGCTTCGCACAGGCCTATCGGGTGCTCGCCGGCTTCGAAGAGGCGGGTCACTGCCGTCGCGGATACGTGATCGAGAAGCTCGGCGCCGCCCAGTTCGCCGCGTCGAGCACGGTCGATCGCCTTCGCCACTTCGCCGCACTCCCCGACCCGCCGCCGCTGGCGGCGGTCACCCTTGCGGCGACCGATCCCGGCAACCCCTACGGCGCGGCCCTCCCGTGGCCTCGTGTCGAGGGGGTGTCCCACCGTCCGGGCCGCAAGGCCGGGGGTCTCGTGGTGCTCGTCGACGGTCGCCTGGTGCTGTACGTCGAGCGCGGGGGGAAGTCCACGCTGGCGTTCACCGACGACGTGACGGAGCTGCAGGCGGCGGCCCGCGATCTGGCCGCGACGATCGCCGCCCGCCGCCTGGACACGGTGACGATCGAGCAGGTCAACGGCGCTTTCGTGCTGGGCACCGACGTGGGCGGCGCCCTGCGCGAGGCGGGGTTCGTCGAGAGCCCCCGGGGACTGACGCTCCGCCGCACCACCGCGGCCGCCGCAGCGGCCGCGGGATCGAGCCGCCGTGCCTGA
- a CDS encoding ABC-F family ATP-binding cassette domain-containing protein yields MPQSSTHPSVVLDAVSFRWPDGTVALRDLSGSFPSGRTGLVGRNGSGKTTLLRLIGGDLTPSAGRIHRTGDVATLAQRLTLDVDTPVVDLLGAGPPLRAVRAIEAGDVDPRHFDAVGDDWDIEARCHAALAEAGLRPEMLDRRVGELSGGEAVLAALAGIRAGRAAITLLDEPTNNLDRDARHRLYDLVDQWRGTLIVVSHDTALLERMDDTAELYDHALSVFGGPYSKWRAWLEAEQGAARQAERAAAQRYRRERRDRIEAETTISHRLAMGRKAEREKRVPKIVAGGLKRAAQVSAGKYRGEMADREQAARTALDLAELRVRDDDAVRIDLPDPGVAAGRRIATIDGGERSWIIQGPERVALIGPNGAGKTTALERLVGGGGSVGGIRLETHTDRIGYLPQRVDGLRDDESVFSHVAAAAPQTGSVELRNRLARFLIRGAAVDRPVSALSGGERFRVALARLLLADPAPHLLVLDEPTNNLDLDTVDQLVTALSAYRGAVLVVSHDDAFLGRLGVDLVLELRDGALEEP; encoded by the coding sequence ATGCCGCAGTCATCCACTCACCCCTCCGTCGTCCTCGACGCCGTCTCCTTCCGCTGGCCCGACGGAACGGTCGCCCTCCGCGACCTCTCGGGCTCGTTCCCCTCTGGCCGGACCGGCCTGGTCGGCCGGAACGGCTCGGGGAAGACCACGCTTCTCCGCCTGATCGGCGGTGACCTCACCCCGTCTGCGGGGCGAATCCACCGCACCGGCGACGTGGCGACGCTCGCCCAACGTCTGACACTCGACGTCGACACGCCCGTCGTCGACCTGTTGGGTGCCGGCCCACCACTGCGCGCCGTCCGTGCGATCGAGGCCGGCGACGTCGATCCGCGCCACTTCGACGCCGTCGGCGACGACTGGGACATCGAGGCCCGCTGCCACGCGGCCCTCGCCGAAGCGGGCCTGCGGCCCGAGATGCTCGACCGCCGCGTCGGGGAGCTCTCGGGCGGGGAGGCCGTGCTCGCCGCCCTCGCCGGCATCCGCGCGGGCAGGGCGGCCATCACCCTTCTCGACGAGCCGACCAACAACCTCGACCGCGATGCGCGGCACCGTCTCTACGACCTGGTCGACCAGTGGCGCGGAACGCTCATCGTCGTCAGCCACGACACCGCCCTGCTCGAGCGGATGGATGACACGGCCGAGCTGTACGACCACGCGCTGTCGGTCTTCGGTGGTCCCTACTCGAAGTGGCGAGCGTGGCTCGAGGCCGAACAGGGCGCGGCTCGGCAGGCCGAGCGCGCGGCGGCGCAGCGCTACCGGCGCGAGCGGCGCGACCGCATCGAGGCCGAGACCACCATCTCCCATCGTCTGGCGATGGGCCGCAAGGCCGAGCGAGAGAAGCGGGTGCCGAAGATCGTCGCGGGCGGGCTGAAGCGCGCCGCACAGGTGTCGGCGGGGAAGTACCGCGGCGAGATGGCCGACCGCGAGCAGGCCGCCCGCACGGCGCTCGACCTCGCCGAGCTCCGGGTCCGGGACGACGACGCGGTGCGCATCGACCTGCCCGATCCCGGGGTCGCCGCCGGTCGTCGCATCGCCACGATCGACGGCGGCGAGCGCTCCTGGATCATCCAGGGTCCCGAGCGCGTCGCCCTCATCGGCCCCAACGGAGCGGGCAAGACGACGGCCCTGGAACGACTCGTCGGCGGAGGAGGGTCGGTCGGCGGCATCCGGCTGGAGACCCACACCGACCGGATCGGCTACCTGCCGCAACGCGTGGACGGACTTCGGGATGACGAGTCGGTGTTCTCCCACGTCGCCGCTGCCGCGCCGCAGACCGGCTCGGTGGAGCTGCGCAACCGGCTCGCCCGGTTCCTCATCCGCGGCGCGGCGGTCGACCGTCCGGTCTCGGCGCTGTCGGGCGGTGAGCGGTTCCGCGTCGCGCTCGCCCGCCTGCTCCTGGCCGACCCCGCCCCGCACCTGCTGGTCCTCGACGAGCCGACGAACAACCTCGACCTCGACACCGTCGACCAGCTCGTCACGGCGCTGTCGGCCTATCGAGGCGCCGTGCTGGTCGTCAGCCACGACGACGCGTTCCTCGGGCGTCTCGGAGTCGACCTCGTGCTCGAGCTGCGGGACGGTGCGCTGGAAGAGCCCTGA